The proteins below are encoded in one region of Silene latifolia isolate original U9 population chromosome 2, ASM4854445v1, whole genome shotgun sequence:
- the LOC141630677 gene encoding protein At-4/1-like: MAGTSDEEMEKLLTLADQISDDFINGFHRIETLKSNYNAEISNRQSIELTCSTLKQENQRLKNLHLETLNNLLSEIQNRGDSSSSKEELTRLNEELLRKEEDHRNAVESMKRINEEKVRDLEVEIGEILKQKREELKRLNDGLLKKDEDNRNAMEMMKKMYEKKVRDLGAKIEEISGQKREDEATIYQLHHELITTRKKLKEVEVKWKEEVEDLKDCVYVEQQEKGEMSKKVRDLEKELLVTRTKMSDNHVWTSDKQLEMMKQKMMKLRKENEVLRRQVKVCQEG, translated from the coding sequence ATGGCGGGAACAAGCGACGAAGAAATGGAGAAACTTCTGACACTTGCCGATCAAATTTCCGACGATTTCATCAACGGATTTCACCGAATCGAAACCCTAAAATCAAATTACAATGCCGAAATCAGTAATCGCCAATCGATCGAGCTCACATGCTCCACTCTCAAGCAAGAAAATCAACGATTGAAGAATCTTCACCTCGAAACCCTAAATAATCTGCTCAGTGAAATTCAAAACCGCGGTGATTCCAGTAGTTCGAAAGAGGAATTGACGAGATTGAACGAAGAATTGCTCAGGAAAGAGGAAGATCATCGGAATGCTGTTGAATCGATGAAGAGAATCAACGAAGAGAAAGTTAGGGATTTGGAGGTGGAAATTGGGGAGATTTTGAAGCAAAAGAGAGAGGAATTGAAGAGATTGAACGACGGATTGTTGAAAAAAGACGAAGATAATCGGAATGCtatggaaatgatgaagaaaatgTACGAGAAGAAGGTTAGGGATTTGGGCGCGAAAATTGAGGAGATTTCGGGGCAAAAGAGAGAAGACGAAGCGACGATATATCAGCTGCATCATGAATTGATAACGACGCGAAAAAAATTGAAGGAAGTGGAGGTGAAGTGGAAGGAAGAAGTTGAAGATTTGAAGGACTGTGTTTATGTTGAACAGCAAGAAAAGGGGGAAATGAGTAAGAAGGTTAGGGATTTGGAGAAGGAGTTGCTGGTTACGAGGACGAAAATGAGTGATAATCATGTTTGGACTTCTGATAAACAGCTGGAGATGATGAAACAGAAGATGATGAAGTTGAGGAAGGAGAATGAGGTGCTTAGAAGACAGGTGAAAGTTTGTCAAGAGGGTTAG